The following nucleotide sequence is from Candidatus Zixiibacteriota bacterium.
GAGTCAGCGTATCGGCCGCCGGCACGCCCAGCAGAAGCGAATCTCGCCAGCTTGACTGAACAAAATACCACGCGGCGACATCGACTGTGTCATACATGGTGTCCGAAGAGAAGCGGGGGGGCGTTTCCAGCCAGACGCGGACGTGGGTGATGTTCGCCCATTGCGGGTTGGAGCCAACGACAGTGTCGAGCACCGATTGTTCGAGAATGGGAATACGATACGTGCGCCATCCATTCAACTCGGAGCCGCGGACCAAAAACGAATCCTCTGAGAGGTCGACCTTGTACGAGAAATAGTTATTGATGGTATTGGCACTTGAGCTGAGTTTCTCCTGATCCGGACGACTTAGGACGGCCACATCGCGCGAGTTTCCCTCCGTACCGTTCAGCCAATCGTAAAATATCGGCGAATTAGAGTTCTTGAGGGAGTCCTGGAAGGCCGGATTGCCGCATCGTGACGGGGGTACTGGACATTGCCCATCCCCCTGAAAATACCAATCGTCATTGGATGGGTCGGGGTTGGTCGCGGCATCATAACCCGGCTCGGCAGCATCAGGAAGGCCATCGAGCCCGAGGTCCTGCCCGTCATCGACCGACCCGTTGCCATCCGGGTCCTCTGTTCCATCCACCAGTCCATTTCCGTTGACATCTTCGTTTATCTGGCCGAAATCGAAATGGAGTCTCCCGCGGTCACCACGCAGACGCACTTCGAACAATTGGACGCGGTCGGCATCAACACGGGAGCCGAAATTCGCCATAACACCGCCCCAGGAGCGAAGACCGGTAGTATCGGGCCGGAGGATAAAGCGGAGGAAATTGATGGTCCCTTCGCCCTGTTTGCTTTCGCGCGAGTAGACGCTGTCCACGCGAATACCGCCGAGAGGATTATGCCACAGGAGCTTCACTTTTTTGGTAGAGTCCGGCTGAAATGCAGGAACATAGTCCGGCGTAAGCTGGACAGGCCGCGACGAAGCACTCCAGGCCAGGCGCAGCATACCGAGACTTAGCTGATCGACGGCCGATTCAAAGTCGTCCACATAGGCGACGCCGTTGATATTCGGGTTGGGGCGGGACTGGGCGACCTCACCGGAGATGCTCAGGCTCGACGGTGCATCGGTGCTGACGAGCGGAAGCGCATCGGCAACTTTAGTCATGAAGCTGGTATTGACGCGGAAGCGGCCGTCGAAATCGAGCACCATCATCTGCGCGGTTTCCTGGCCTACCCGAGGTTTGCGCTCCTGCGCCTTGTCGGACTTGTAAAGTATCGTGGAACCAAACCGAAGATCCTGGCTCCATTCGTACTCCAGGCGCATCCCAAGCAGGGTCTTCTTCTGGAGGGCCAGAAACGGCGCATATTCGAATTCGATGTTCAGGTTGGCGTTGGGGTCATCAATGGCCAGCTGGTCAAGCAGCGTCACCTGGCCGAAATTGTAATCGATCCGATAGCCGACATCGCGGGCCAGCAAGCGACCGTTGAGGGTGACCCGTTCTGAACCCTCGATAATATTAGCGCGATTGAGGCGGACAATGGAACTCCGGGCGCGGGCCGTGATCTGAATATAGTATTCGCTCGCTCCGGCCCGCTCGTTGGAAGAGAAATAGTCGTAGATTTTTGGGACGCGAAGCGCCAGCGGAACTGACTCCAGGGCTGTCCCCGTCCCGTACGTAGTGTCGGAGTCGAACGGCCTCCGGTTGGGGAAGATGATCAATCCCCAATCCGGCTCATAGACTTCTCGACGGTCGTCCATTTTGTTGTCGGGTGATTTGATCTGACCCGCGTACTGGTCCAGGCCAAGTATTCGCAGATAGTAGCCCTGCGACTGTCCGCTCAACTCCTGATAGTCAAGACTCGAGGTTGTACCTTCCAGTCCGGACTTCCCCTTGAATACCTTGATGCCGAGGTCCTCGACAGAGGTCACCTTGGGGACCAGATAGACGTTTCGCCATTGGAGATTCCAGGTTGGGTGGAACGGACTGTAGGACGCATGGCCGGAGCGCAGCATTTTCAGGCGAAGCGCCGTCGAATCCGTTAGTGCATTGACGCCGACTTGAATCACTTTCTGTGAATCGGCACTGTAGTACCGCATGTAGATACCGAGGGTGCGATTAGGTGAACGCGCGGAGTTGAACACGATATAGTGCAGCCTGGCAGTGTCGCTTCGGGTCGTGTACTCGGTGTAGGGCACCAGATTGACTTTCACACTTTCGGCAAAGGCGGAGTCGCGGCTGGGATTGTTCGGATCAATGGAAAACTTGGCCCAACCGTCACTTGGACTATTGAGCTGGATCACTTCCTCATACACCACTACTTCGATGATGGAATCGTTCGGTCCCATCTCGCCCGGGTAGGCCAGGTCAAAAATGCGTCCTTCGGCGAACTGGTAATCGCGGATATATTGCGCCGTCTGCTCGCCCGACCCGGTGATTGAAGCCCGCTCGGATGACCCTTTTTCCTGCGACATGATGCCGGTGACCTTGAGGTGCCCCACCTGGGCTGCCGCCTTGAAGCCGAACAGCCCCTGAATACGGCTGGAGTAACCGACAAACCGCGTGTTGGGCAGATCGAGAGTGGTATTGCCGGCTTCGACCGCCTTGAGGACATCATCCTCATCCCCCTTGTAGCGGATCATCAGCCGGTTGGCCAGCGGGATATCGGTCTGGCTATCCTCGGATACCCTGACACTGATCTTGGTACCGATCGTCCCCTCGATGCTGAATTGATACACCTGCTGCATGTTGAGTGCTGGGAATTTACTCGGGCGGATCAGATCGGAGCTGGCGCCATCGGTCCACTGCGACCTTCCGGCAAAGGTAATGCGCCGATAGCCGGAGACCTTGAGATTGCCGCCCCCTTCACCGAAGACCCGATCCAATCGTTTGGGAAGAGCGACGCCGATGTTGATGCCGGCGCGCTGCGACTGCTTTTTGCTGTCGAAGCGATTCTTGCGGATAGCATCGAGCATCCCCTGATTCTGCGCTCTGTCGACTCGGAATGCCAGGAACTGATCGGCATCGACCGCCACCGGGATGAGGGATTTCCCCTTTTGATAATCGGTGTTGAACACGAGGGTGTGGGTTTCGAAATCGCTCCTCCGGAGCTGCGGATTGTAACTCAGGGTCTGAGAA
It contains:
- the sprA gene encoding cell surface protein SprA — translated: MRFRAVVAFSILIFSAMLGALSPEVRAAGIGFQAALDTQDSVVSRFNEIPYQFSAALYPRTHAVLSQTLSYNPQLRRSDFETHTLVFNTDYQKGKSLIPVAVDADQFLAFRVDRAQNQGMLDAIRKNRFDSKKQSQRAGINIGVALPKRLDRVFGEGGGNLKVSGYRRITFAGRSQWTDGASSDLIRPSKFPALNMQQVYQFSIEGTIGTKISVRVSEDSQTDIPLANRLMIRYKGDEDDVLKAVEAGNTTLDLPNTRFVGYSSRIQGLFGFKAAAQVGHLKVTGIMSQEKGSSERASITGSGEQTAQYIRDYQFAEGRIFDLAYPGEMGPNDSIIEVVVYEEVIQLNSPSDGWAKFSIDPNNPSRDSAFAESVKVNLVPYTEYTTRSDTARLHYIVFNSARSPNRTLGIYMRYYSADSQKVIQVGVNALTDSTALRLKMLRSGHASYSPFHPTWNLQWRNVYLVPKVTSVEDLGIKVFKGKSGLEGTTSSLDYQELSGQSQGYYLRILGLDQYAGQIKSPDNKMDDRREVYEPDWGLIIFPNRRPFDSDTTYGTGTALESVPLALRVPKIYDYFSSNERAGASEYYIQITARARSSIVRLNRANIIEGSERVTLNGRLLARDVGYRIDYNFGQVTLLDQLAIDDPNANLNIEFEYAPFLALQKKTLLGMRLEYEWSQDLRFGSTILYKSDKAQERKPRVGQETAQMMVLDFDGRFRVNTSFMTKVADALPLVSTDAPSSLSISGEVAQSRPNPNINGVAYVDDFESAVDQLSLGMLRLAWSASSRPVQLTPDYVPAFQPDSTKKVKLLWHNPLGGIRVDSVYSRESKQGEGTINFLRFILRPDTTGLRSWGGVMANFGSRVDADRVQLFEVRLRGDRGRLHFDFGQINEDVNGNGLVDGTEDPDGNGSVDDGQDLGLDGLPDAAEPGYDAATNPDPSNDDWYFQGDGQCPVPPSRCGNPAFQDSLKNSNSPIFYDWLNGTEGNSRDVAVLSRPDQEKLSSSANTINNYFSYKVDLSEDSFLVRGSELNGWRTYRIPILEQSVLDTVVGSNPQWANITHVRVWLETPPRFSSDTMYDTVDVAAWYFVQSSWRDSLLLGVPAADTLTRGASRFYVASVSTEDRTFTPPPGVSAYTDPSTNVEEPQRGLALVYTKLYPKDTCLAYKKLIQTDKYTGYSRIKMYVHGDVDNVADSLFFFYRLGRDSLNFYEYRTYIRPGWDAANEVDIKFNDITALKDAAQRGKTTVNAPVDTTAGHYRVKGRPSLNEVAYFTAGLINESAQPIEGQVWLDEMRVTDVRRDVGTAGRIELQGNMGDLLTYSFQFDSRDPFFRGVSAATRGGSNDNLGSGNSDKNYSYSVSLNFDKFLPRSWNARIPIGYSSSKSTKLPLLRTASDIVLAPEVRKLEKTESESRSVNVSESFSLKGRNPLFALLLNRQTAGFSYSRSVNRTPQSPYSFGESYNIRADYNMGWTKPPTLPIFFWTKPIPFLKKTAKSRLGLYPYQWQWSGTFNRTLSLNDDINARRTSSRTRTLDGRMNLAYKMFDNLSANYSFTTRRDLTNPDDVRLKVGGLRLGLELSYSQSFSSNYAPAILPFLGTAFTFGSTYNDTYDRGTTARKSDLSNNWGIGGSFKHQVLFNTGTKTGGGGGAGGGRTTPQTTEPKKGSGRPFYDPPLALLRFLTHWIEPISYKYSRTFSNSLPGMVTRPGLAYRLGFDRRPNVATIRDSRPPSSSQGESYEFGTGFTFVGGISTDLRFRRSSSRDLVTQGPKYRRTTTSWPDLTIRIGRFTNPPILKDVLNKLIQVFSPQTGYNRSIKEEYNLTGGYYTARNVSQDYSPLLSVNFKVFKSLSLSASYSVRKSDDKRFSSANGSLQAETKTTNKNLSMSTGYRFSAPSGINIPLFGKMKFTSTMQIDLRMQKSDNRSENSTAGGPFTINSNSSDFSISPQISYNFSQQLKGGLSATWQDRNDRYAKRKSHVRELQIFAEIRF